The Glycine max cultivar Williams 82 chromosome 12, Glycine_max_v4.0, whole genome shotgun sequence genome window below encodes:
- the LOC106794108 gene encoding cyanogenic beta-glucosidase, with the protein MACNGFCLRLIALVLVISISSVNCIETDAVEPIIDIASLNRDSFPPDFIFGAGSSSYQFEGAANEGGRGLSIWDTFTHKYPEKIQDKSNGDVAIDAYHRYKEDVKIVKDMNLDSYRFSISWSRILPKGKLSRGINQEGIDYYNNLINELVANGIQPLVTLFHWDLPQSLEDEYGGFLSPRIVKDFRDYAELCFKEFGDRVKYWVTLNEPWSYSQHGYANGGMAPGRCSAWVNPNCTGGDSGTEPYLVTHYQLLAHAAAVRVYKTKYQVSQKGLIGITLVANWYLPFSNTKADQKATERAIDFMFGWFMDPLTSGDYPKIMRSLVRTRLPKFTTEQSKLLIGSFDFIGLNYYSSTYASDAPHLSNARPNYVTDSLVTPEFERDGKPIGIKIASDWLYVCPRGILDLLLYTKEKYNNPLIYITENGINEFRDETLSLEESLLDTFRIDYHYRHLFYLRSAIRHGVNVKGYYIWSLFDNFEWSSGYTVRFGMILVDYKNNLKRYHKLSAIWIKNFLKKTSLYDSSI; encoded by the exons ATGGCATGCAATGGATTCTGCCTCAGACTCATTGCTTTAGTTCTTGTGATTAGCATATCAAGTGTTAATTGCATAGAAACTGATGCAGTTGAACCCATTATTGATATTGCTTCGCTGAATCGAGATAGTTTCCCACCAGACTTCATCTTTGGGGCTGGGTCGTCATCATACCAg TTTGAAGGTGCAGCAAATGAGGGTGGTAGGGGACTAAGTATATGGGATACCTTCACCCATAAATATCCag AAAAGATACAGGACAAAAGCAATGGAGATGTTGCCATTGATGCTTATCATCGTTACAAG GAAGATGTTAAGATTGTGAAGGATATGAACTTGGATTCATATAGATTCTCGATTTCTTGGTCCAGAATACTACCAA AAGGAAAACTAAGTAGAGGTATAAATCAAGAAGGAATAGACTATTACAACAATCTCATCAACGAACTAGTGGCTAATG GTATACAACCATTGGTAACGCTTTTTCATTGGGATCTTCCTCAATCTTTAGAAGATGAATATGGTGGCTTCTTAAGTCCTCGCATAGT TAAAGATTTTCGAGATTACGCGGAACTTTGCTTCAAGGAATTTGGAGATAGAGTTAAGTATTGGGTTACTTTAAACGAGCCATGGAGTTATAGTCAGCATGGTTATGCAAATGGGGGAATGGCACCGGGTCGTTGTTCTGCTTGGGTAAATCCAAATTGCACTGGGGGTGATTCTGGTACGGAGCCTTATTTAGTTACGCACTACCAGTTACTTGCTCATGCAGCTGCTGTTCGTGTATACAAGACCAAGTATCAG GTATCACAAAAGGGTTTGATAGGCATTACCTTAGTAGCTAATTGGTACCTACCATTCTCGAATACCAAAGCTGATCAAAAGGCGACTGAAAGAGCAATTGACTTCATGTTTGGATG GTTTATGGATCCACTAACATCTGGAGACTATCCAAAAATCATGCGATCTCTTGTGAGAACACGATTGCCAAAGTTTACTACAGAGCAATCTAAACTACTTATTGGCTCATTTGATTTTATTGGCCTAAATTACTATTCTTCAACCTATGCCTCTGATGCACCTCATCTAAGTAATGCTAGACCTAACTATGTAACAGATTCTTTGGTCACCCCTGAAT TTGAGCGTGATGGGAAACCCATAGGTATAAAG ATTGCTTCTGATTGGTTGTATGTTTGTCCAAGAGGAATTCTTGATCTTCTATTATATACGAAGGAAAAGTATAATAATCCTTTGATTTACATTACTGAAAATG GTATAAATGAATTTAGAGACGAAACACTATCATTAGAGGAATCTCTTTTAGATACATTTAGAATTGATTATCATTATCGTCATCTTTTTTATCTTCGATCAGCAATTAG GCATGGTGTGAATGTGAAGGGATATTACATATGGTCTTTATTCGACAATTTTGAGTGGTCTTCCGGTTATACGGTGCGATTTGGAATGATTTTGGTggattacaaaaataatttgaaaagatATCATAAACTCTCTGCAATATGGATCAagaattttttgaagaaaactaGCCTTTATGATTCTAGCATATGA
- the LOC100802250 gene encoding cyanogenic beta-glucosidase, whose amino-acid sequence MAFNGYFLLGLIVLVLVRSSKVTCELETDTVSPIIDISLSRKSFPEGFIFGAGSSSYQFEGAAKEGGREPSVWDTFTHNYPEKIMDRSNGDVAIDSYHHYKEDVGMMKDMNLDSYRFSISWSRILPKGKLSGGINREGINYYNNLINELVANGIQPLVTLFHWDLPQALEDEYGGFLSPRIVKDFRDYAELCFKEFGDRVKHWVTLNEPWSYSQNGYANGRMAPGRCSAWMNLNCTGGDSSTEPYLVTHHQLLAHAAVVRVYKTKYQAFQKGVIGITLVANWFLPLRDTKSDQKATERAIDFMYGWFMDPLTSGDYPKSMRSLVRTRLPKFTTEQSKLLIGSFDFIGLNYYSTTYASDSPQLSNARPSYLTDSLVTPAYERDGKPIGIKIASDWLYVYPRGIRDLLLYTKEKYNNPLIYITENGINEYNEPTLSLEESLMDTFRIDYHYRHLFYLQSAIKNGVNVKGYYVWSLFDNFEWSSGYTSRFGMIFVDYKNNLKRYEKLSAQWFKNFLKKETRLYSSTK is encoded by the exons ATGGCATTCAACGGTTATTTCCTTTTGGGCCTCAtagttcttgttcttgttaGGTCTTCCAAAGTTACATGCGAATTAGAAACAGATACAGTTTCACCTATTATTGACATTTCACTGAGTCGGAAGAGTTTCCCAGAAGGGTTCATCTTTGGGGCGGGATCTTCCTCGTACCAGTTCGAAGGTGCAGCAAAGGAAGGTGGTAGAGAACCAAGTGTATGGGATACCTTCACCCATAATTATCCAGAAAAGATCATGGATAGAAGCAACGGAGACGTGGCCATTGACTCATATCACCACTACAAGGAAGATGTTGGAATGATGAAGGATATGAATTTGGATTCATATAGATTTTCCATTTCTTGGTCAAGGATTCTCCCAA AAGGAAAACTAAGTGGAGGTATAAATCGAGAAGGAATAAACTATTACAACAATCTTATCAATGAGCTAGTGGCTAATG GTATACAACCACTTGTGACTCTATTTCATTGGGATCTTCCCCAAGCCTTAGAAGATGAGTATGGCGGATTCTTAAGTCCACGCATAGT GAAAGATTTTCGGGACTATGCGGAACTTTGCTTCAAGGAATTTGGTGATAGGGTGAAGCATTGGGTTACTTTGAATGAGCCATGGAGTTACAGCCAAAATGGCTATGCAAATGGACGAATGGCACCAGGACGTTGTTCTGCTTGGATGAATTTGAACTGTACTGGTGGTGATTCTTCAACGGAGCCTTATTTGGTTACACACCATCAACTTCTTGCTCATGCAGCAGTTGTTCGTGTGTACAAGACCAAGTATCAG GCCTTTCAAAAAGGTGTGATAGGCATAACCTTGGTAGCTAATTGGTTTTTGCCGCTCAGAGATACCAAATCTGATCAAAAGGCTACAGAAAGAGCAATTGACTTCATGTATGGATG GTTTATGGATCCATTAACATCCGGAGACTATCCAAAAAGCATGCGATCTCTTGTGAGAACAAGATTGCCAAAGTTTACAACAGAGCAATCCAAACTACTTATCGGTTCATTTGATTTTATTGGCTTAAACTATTACTCTACAACATATGCCTCTGATTCACCTCAGCTAAGCAATGCCAGACCTAGCTACTTGACAGATTCTCTTGTCACTCCTGCAT ATGAACGTGATGGGAAACCTATAGGAATAAAG ATTGCTTCTGATTGGTTGTATGTTTATCCAAGAGGAATTCGTGACCTTTTATTATATACCAAGGAAAAGTACAACAATCCTTTGATTTACATCACTGAAAATG GTATAAATGAGTATAATGAACCAACATTATCACTTGAAGAATCTCTTATGGATACCTTCAGAATTGATTATCATTATCGTcatctcttttatcttcaatctgcaattaa GAATGGCGTAAATGTGAAGGGATATTATGTGTGGTCTTTGTTCGACAATTTTGAGTGGTCTTCAGGCTATACATCACGTTTTGGAATGATTTTTGTggattacaaaaataatttgaagagaTATGAGAAGCTCTCTGCACAGTGGTTCAAAAATTTTCTCAAGAAAGAAACAAGACTTTATAGCTCtactaaataa
- the LOC100799731 gene encoding cyanogenic beta-glucosidase: MAFKGYFVLGLIALVVVGTSKVTCEIEADKVSPIIDFSLNRNSFPEGFIFGAASSSYQFEGAAKEGGRGPSVWDTFTHKYPDKIKDGSNGDVAIDSYHHYKEDVAIMKDMNLDSYRLSISWSRILPEGKLSGGINQEGINYYNNLINELVANGIQPLVTLFHWDLPQALEDEYGGFLSPRIVKDFGDYAELCFKEFGDRVKYWITLNEPWSYSMHGYAKGGMAPGRCSAWMNLNCTGGDSATEPYLVAHHQLLAHAVAIRVYKTKYQASQKGSIGITLIANWYIPLRDTKSDQEAAERAIDFMYGWFMDPLTSGDYPKSMRSLVRKRLPKFTTEQTKLLIGSFDFIGLNYYSSTYVSDAPLLSNARPNYMTDSLTTPAFERDGKPIGIKIASDLIYVTPRGIRDLLLYTKEKYNNPLIYITENGINEYNEPTYSLEESLMDIFRIDYHYRHLFYLRSAIRNGANVKGYHVWSLFDNFEWSSGYTVRFGMIYIDYKNDMKRHKKLSVLWFKNFLKKESRLYGTSK; the protein is encoded by the exons ATGGCATTTAAAGgctatttcgttttgggcctcATAGCTCTTGTTGTCGTTGGCACTTCCAAAGTTACATGCGAAATAGAAGCAGATAAAGTTTCACCTATTATTGACTTTTCCCTCAATCGGAACAGTTTCCCTGAAGGCTTCATCTTTGGGGCGGCATCATCCTCCTACCAG TTCGAAGGTGCAGCAAAGGAAGGTGGTAGAGGACCAAGTGTATGGGATACCTTCACCCATAAATATCCAG ATAAGATCAAGGATGGAAGTAACGGTGACGTAGCGATTGACTCCTACCACCACTACAAG GAAGATGTTGCGATCATGAAGGATATGAATTTGGATTCATATAGATTGTCCATATCTTGGTCAAGGATTCTCCCTG AAGGAAAGCTAAGTGGAGGTATAAATCAAGAAGGAATCAACTATTACAACAACCTTATCAATGAGCTAGTGGCTAATG GTATACAACCACTTGTCACTCTTTTTCACTGGGATCTTCCCCAAGCATTAGAAGATGAATATGGTGGCTTTTTAAGTCCACGCATAGT GAAAGATTTTGGAGATTATGCGGAACTCTGCTTCAAGGAATTTGGTGATAGGGTGAAGTATTGGATTACTCTGAATGAGCCATGGAGTTATAGTATGCATGGTTATGCAAAGGGGGGAATGGCACCAGGTCGTTGTTCTGCATGGATGAATTTGAATTGCACTGGTGGTGATTCTGCAACAGAGCCTTATTTGGTTGCACATCATCAACTTCTTGCTCATGCAGTAGCTATTCGTGTGTACAAGACGAAGTATCag GCATCTCAAAAGGGTTCAATTGGCATAACCTTGATAGCTAATTGGTATATACCGCTCAGAGATACCAAATCTGATCAAGAGGCTGCTGAAAGAGCAATTGACTTCATGTATGGATG GTTTATGGATCCATTAACGTCCGGAGACTATCCAAAAAGTATGCGATCTCTAGTGAGAAAAAGATTACCAAAATTTACTACAGAGCAAACCAAACTACTTATTGGTTCATTTGATTTTATTGGCCTAAACTATTACTCATCAACATATGTCTCTGATGCACCTCTGCTAAGCAATGCTAGACCTAATTACATGACAGATTCTCTTACCACTCCTGCAT tTGAACGCGATGGAAAACCTATAGGTATAAAG ATTGCTTCTGATTTGATATATGTTACTCCAAGAGGAATTCGTGACCTTTTATTATATACCAAGGAAAAGTACAATAATCCATTGATTTACATCACTGAAAATG GTATAAATGAGTATAATGAACCAACATATTCACTTGAGGAATCTCTTAtggatatttttagaattgattATCATTATCGTCATCTCTTTTATCTTCGATCTGCTATTAG GAATGGCGCAAATGTAAAGGGATATCATGTATGGTCTTTGTTCGATAATTTTGAGTGGTCTTCAGGTTATACAGTACGGTTCGGAATGATCTATATAGATTACAAAAATGATATGAAGAGACACAAAAAACTCTCTGTATTGTGGTTCAAGAATTTTCTGAAGAAAGAATCTAGACTTTATGGGACTAGCAAATAA
- the LOC100802780 gene encoding cyanogenic beta-glucosidase isoform X1 — protein MTFKGYYFLLGLIALVVVSTSKVTCKIEADTVSPIIDISLNRNSFPEGFIFGAGSSSYQFEGAAKEGGREPSVWDTFTHNYPAKIKDRSNGDVAIDSYHHYKEDVRMMKDMNLDSYRFSISWSRILPKGKLSGGINQEGINYYNNLINELIANGIQPLVTLFHWDLPQALEDEYGGFLSPRIVKDFRNYAELCFNEFGDRVKYWVTLNEPWSYSQHGYANGGMAPGRCSAWLNSNCTGGDSATEPYLVTHHQLLAHAEAVRVYKTKYQASQKGSIGITLVANWFLPLKDTKSDQKAAERAIDFMYGWFMDPLTTGDYPKSMRSLVRTRLPKFTTEQSKLLIGSFDFIGLNYYSTTYASDAPQLSNARPNYITDSLVTPAYERDGKPIGIKIASEWIYVYPRGIRDLLLYTKKKYNNPLIYITENGINEYDEPTQSLEESLIDIFRIDYHYRHLFYLRSAIRNGANVKGYYVWSLFDNFEWSSGFTSRFGMTYVDYKNDLKRYKKFSALWFRNFLKKETKLYGYSK, from the exons ATGACATTTAAAGGCTATTATTTCCTTTTGGGACTCATAGCTCTTGTTGTTGTTAGCACTTCCAAAGTTACATGCAAAATAGAAGCAGATACAGTTTCACCTATTATTGACATTTCACTCAATCGGAACAGTTTCCCTGAAGGCTTCATCTTTGGGGCAGGATCTTCCTCGTACCAGTTCGAAGGTGCAGCAAAGGAAGGTGGTAGAGAACCAAGTGTATGGGATACCTTCACCCATAATTATCCAGCTAAGATCAAAGATAGAAGCAATGGAGACGTGGCCATTGACTCATATCATCACTACAAG GAAGATGTTAGGATGATGAAGGATATGAATTTGGATTCATATAGATTTTCCATATCTTGGTCAAGGATTCTACCAA AAGGAAAGCTAAGTGGAGGTATAAATCAAGAGGGAATCAACTACTACAACAACCTTATCAATGAGCTAATAGCTAATg GTATACAACCACTCGTCACTCTTTTTCATTGGGATCTTCCCCAAGCATTAGAAGATGAGTACGGAGGCTTCTTAAGTCCACGCATAGT GAAAGATTTTCGGAACTATGCGGAACTTTGCTTCAACGAATTTGGTGATAGGGTGAAGTATTGGGTTACTTTGAACGAGCCATGGAGTTACAGTCAGCATGGTTATGCAAATGGAGGAATGGCACCAGGTCGTTGTTCTGCTTGGTTAAATTCAAATTGCACTGGAGGTGATTCTGCAACAGAGCCTTATTTGGTTACACATCACCAACTTCTTGCTCATGCAGAAGCTGTTCGCGTGTACAAAACTAAGTATCAG GCATCTCAAAAGGGTTCAATAGGCATAACCTTAGTAGCTAATTGGTTTTTACCGCTCAAAGATACCAAATCTGATCAAAAGGCTGCTGAAAGAGCAATTGACTTCATGTATGGATG GTTTATGGATCCATTAACAACGGGTGACTATCCCAAAAGCATGCGATCTCTTGTGAGAACAAGATTGCCGAAGTTTACTACAGAGCAATCCAAATTACTTATTGGTTCATTTGATTTTATTGGCCTAAACTATTACTCTACAACATATGCCTCAGATGCACCTCAGCTAAGCAATGCTAGACCCAATTACATAACAGATTCTCTTGTCACTCCTGCAT ATGAACGCGATGGAAAACCTATCGGTATAAAG ATTGCTTCTGAGTGGATATATGTTTATCCAAGAGGAATTCGTGACCTTTTATTATATACCaagaaaaagtataataatCCTTTGATTTACATCACTGAAAATG GTATAAATGAGTACGATGAACCAACACAATCACTTGAGGAATCTCTTATAGATATTTTCAGAATTGATTATCATTATCGTCATCTCTTTTATCTTCGATCTGCTATTAG GAATGGCGCAAATGTTAAGGGATATTATGTATGGTCTTTGTTCGACAATTTTGAGTGGTCTTCGGGTTTTACATCGCGATTTGGAATGACCTATGTAGATTACAAAAATGATTTGAAGAGATACAAAAAATTCTCGGCATTATGGTTCAGGAATTTTCTCAAGAAAGAAACCAAACTTTATGGGTATAGcaaataa
- the LOC100802780 gene encoding beta-glucosidase 12 isoform X2, whose translation MMKDMNLDSYRFSISWSRILPKGKLSGGINQEGINYYNNLINELIANGIQPLVTLFHWDLPQALEDEYGGFLSPRIVKDFRNYAELCFNEFGDRVKYWVTLNEPWSYSQHGYANGGMAPGRCSAWLNSNCTGGDSATEPYLVTHHQLLAHAEAVRVYKTKYQASQKGSIGITLVANWFLPLKDTKSDQKAAERAIDFMYGWFMDPLTTGDYPKSMRSLVRTRLPKFTTEQSKLLIGSFDFIGLNYYSTTYASDAPQLSNARPNYITDSLVTPAYERDGKPIGIKIASEWIYVYPRGIRDLLLYTKKKYNNPLIYITENGINEYDEPTQSLEESLIDIFRIDYHYRHLFYLRSAIRNGANVKGYYVWSLFDNFEWSSGFTSRFGMTYVDYKNDLKRYKKFSALWFRNFLKKETKLYGYSK comes from the exons ATGATGAAGGATATGAATTTGGATTCATATAGATTTTCCATATCTTGGTCAAGGATTCTACCAA AAGGAAAGCTAAGTGGAGGTATAAATCAAGAGGGAATCAACTACTACAACAACCTTATCAATGAGCTAATAGCTAATg GTATACAACCACTCGTCACTCTTTTTCATTGGGATCTTCCCCAAGCATTAGAAGATGAGTACGGAGGCTTCTTAAGTCCACGCATAGT GAAAGATTTTCGGAACTATGCGGAACTTTGCTTCAACGAATTTGGTGATAGGGTGAAGTATTGGGTTACTTTGAACGAGCCATGGAGTTACAGTCAGCATGGTTATGCAAATGGAGGAATGGCACCAGGTCGTTGTTCTGCTTGGTTAAATTCAAATTGCACTGGAGGTGATTCTGCAACAGAGCCTTATTTGGTTACACATCACCAACTTCTTGCTCATGCAGAAGCTGTTCGCGTGTACAAAACTAAGTATCAG GCATCTCAAAAGGGTTCAATAGGCATAACCTTAGTAGCTAATTGGTTTTTACCGCTCAAAGATACCAAATCTGATCAAAAGGCTGCTGAAAGAGCAATTGACTTCATGTATGGATG GTTTATGGATCCATTAACAACGGGTGACTATCCCAAAAGCATGCGATCTCTTGTGAGAACAAGATTGCCGAAGTTTACTACAGAGCAATCCAAATTACTTATTGGTTCATTTGATTTTATTGGCCTAAACTATTACTCTACAACATATGCCTCAGATGCACCTCAGCTAAGCAATGCTAGACCCAATTACATAACAGATTCTCTTGTCACTCCTGCAT ATGAACGCGATGGAAAACCTATCGGTATAAAG ATTGCTTCTGAGTGGATATATGTTTATCCAAGAGGAATTCGTGACCTTTTATTATATACCaagaaaaagtataataatCCTTTGATTTACATCACTGAAAATG GTATAAATGAGTACGATGAACCAACACAATCACTTGAGGAATCTCTTATAGATATTTTCAGAATTGATTATCATTATCGTCATCTCTTTTATCTTCGATCTGCTATTAG GAATGGCGCAAATGTTAAGGGATATTATGTATGGTCTTTGTTCGACAATTTTGAGTGGTCTTCGGGTTTTACATCGCGATTTGGAATGACCTATGTAGATTACAAAAATGATTTGAAGAGATACAAAAAATTCTCGGCATTATGGTTCAGGAATTTTCTCAAGAAAGAAACCAAACTTTATGGGTATAGcaaataa